Proteins from a genomic interval of Zingiber officinale cultivar Zhangliang chromosome 1B, Zo_v1.1, whole genome shotgun sequence:
- the LOC122055021 gene encoding transaldolase-like isoform X1, with product MSISIGRSPSSTAILPKVCDWRCSSRSTSTPFHQIPRTFVGVRMSAGSASSPIGANLSNELDAVSGFSEIVPDTVVFDDFERHASCRFPPTAATVSSSLLLGICSLPDTKFKSAIETALAASECFGLENSSERLSCFLDRALVNVGAELVRSVPGRVSTEVDARLAYDTQVIIHKVNQLLKLYSQLEVSPQRLLFKIPSTWQGIEASRLLEFEGIQTHLTFVYSFSQAAAAAQAGASVIQIFVGRIRDWARNHSGDSEIDAASKSGEDPGLALVEKTYNYIHKYGHKSKLMAAAVRNKQDIFNLLGIDYIIVPVKILESLKDSVTYPEEKYSYFRRLSPGSARVYNFTEGELMKWDQRSFASAMGPAAEELLAAGLEGYVNQARRVEEFFGKIWPPPNV from the exons ATGTCGATCTCGATCGGTCGTTCTCCTTCCTCCACTGCTATCCTTCCAAAG GTCTGCGACTGGAGATGCTCCTCGCGATCTACTAGCACCCCTTTTCACCAAATCCCGCGAACTTTCGTGGGAGTTCGGATGTCGGCCGGCAGTGCTTCATCCCCCATCGGCGCCA ATTTAAGCAACGAGCTGGATGCTGTTTCGGGATTCAGCGAGATTGTCCCAGATACAGTGGTCTTCGATGATTTCGAGAGGCATGCCTCA TGCAGGTTCCCCCCGACAGCTGCCACGGTAAGTTCTTCACTTCTCTTGGGTATTTGCAGCCTTCCTGACACCAAGTTTAAG AGTGCAATAGAGACAGCACTGGCTGCTAGTGAATGCTTTGGACTAGAGAATTCTAGCGAAAGGTTATCCTGCTTCTTAGACAGG GCCTTGGTGAATGTGGGAGCTGAATTAGTTAGGTCAGTCCCAGGGAGGGTTTCGACGGAAGTTGATGCTCGGTTGGCTTATGACACACAAGTCATAATTCATAAG GTCAATCAACTATTGAAGCTGTACAGCCAATTAGAAGTTTCTCCACAGCgtttacttttcaaaattcctTCGACCTGGCAA GGGATAGAAGCCTCTAGATTACTGGAATTCGAAGGAATACAGACCCATTTAACATTTGTATACAG TTTTTCTCAAGCAGCAGCTGCAGCTCAAGCTGGTGCATCTGTTATCCAGATTTTTGTTGGTCGTATCAGG GACTGGGCTCGCAATCACTCTGGTGATTCTGAGATTGATGCTGCTAGCAAGAGCGGTGAAGATCCTGGATTAGCCTTG GTTGAGAAAACTTACAACTACATTCACAAATATGGCCACAAGTCAAAGCTGATGGCAGCTGCAGTTCGGAATAAGCAGGATATATTTAACCTCCTTGG AATTGATTACATAATCGTGCCTGTAAAGATTCTAGAGTCTCTAAAAGACTCTGTTACCTATCCTGAGGAAAAGTATTCCTATTTTAGAAGGTTGTCGCCTGGGTCTGCTAGGGTGTACAATTTCACTGAAGGCGAG CTTATGAAGTGGGATCAAAGGAGTTTTGCGTCTGCAATGGGGCCTGCCGCAGAGGAGCTTCTGGCTGCCGGACTCGAAGGGTATGTGAATCAGGCAAGGCGCGTGGAAGAGTTTTTTGGGAAGATCTGGCCGCCACCCAATGTCTAA
- the LOC122055021 gene encoding transaldolase-like isoform X2 — MSISIGRSPSSTAILPKVCDWRCSSRSTSTPFHQIPRTFVGVRMSAGSASSPIGANLSNELDAVSGFSEIVPDTVVFDDFERFPPTAATVSSSLLLGICSLPDTKFKSAIETALAASECFGLENSSERLSCFLDRALVNVGAELVRSVPGRVSTEVDARLAYDTQVIIHKVNQLLKLYSQLEVSPQRLLFKIPSTWQGIEASRLLEFEGIQTHLTFVYSFSQAAAAAQAGASVIQIFVGRIRDWARNHSGDSEIDAASKSGEDPGLALVEKTYNYIHKYGHKSKLMAAAVRNKQDIFNLLGIDYIIVPVKILESLKDSVTYPEEKYSYFRRLSPGSARVYNFTEGELMKWDQRSFASAMGPAAEELLAAGLEGYVNQARRVEEFFGKIWPPPNV; from the exons ATGTCGATCTCGATCGGTCGTTCTCCTTCCTCCACTGCTATCCTTCCAAAG GTCTGCGACTGGAGATGCTCCTCGCGATCTACTAGCACCCCTTTTCACCAAATCCCGCGAACTTTCGTGGGAGTTCGGATGTCGGCCGGCAGTGCTTCATCCCCCATCGGCGCCA ATTTAAGCAACGAGCTGGATGCTGTTTCGGGATTCAGCGAGATTGTCCCAGATACAGTGGTCTTCGATGATTTCGAGAG GTTCCCCCCGACAGCTGCCACGGTAAGTTCTTCACTTCTCTTGGGTATTTGCAGCCTTCCTGACACCAAGTTTAAG AGTGCAATAGAGACAGCACTGGCTGCTAGTGAATGCTTTGGACTAGAGAATTCTAGCGAAAGGTTATCCTGCTTCTTAGACAGG GCCTTGGTGAATGTGGGAGCTGAATTAGTTAGGTCAGTCCCAGGGAGGGTTTCGACGGAAGTTGATGCTCGGTTGGCTTATGACACACAAGTCATAATTCATAAG GTCAATCAACTATTGAAGCTGTACAGCCAATTAGAAGTTTCTCCACAGCgtttacttttcaaaattcctTCGACCTGGCAA GGGATAGAAGCCTCTAGATTACTGGAATTCGAAGGAATACAGACCCATTTAACATTTGTATACAG TTTTTCTCAAGCAGCAGCTGCAGCTCAAGCTGGTGCATCTGTTATCCAGATTTTTGTTGGTCGTATCAGG GACTGGGCTCGCAATCACTCTGGTGATTCTGAGATTGATGCTGCTAGCAAGAGCGGTGAAGATCCTGGATTAGCCTTG GTTGAGAAAACTTACAACTACATTCACAAATATGGCCACAAGTCAAAGCTGATGGCAGCTGCAGTTCGGAATAAGCAGGATATATTTAACCTCCTTGG AATTGATTACATAATCGTGCCTGTAAAGATTCTAGAGTCTCTAAAAGACTCTGTTACCTATCCTGAGGAAAAGTATTCCTATTTTAGAAGGTTGTCGCCTGGGTCTGCTAGGGTGTACAATTTCACTGAAGGCGAG CTTATGAAGTGGGATCAAAGGAGTTTTGCGTCTGCAATGGGGCCTGCCGCAGAGGAGCTTCTGGCTGCCGGACTCGAAGGGTATGTGAATCAGGCAAGGCGCGTGGAAGAGTTTTTTGGGAAGATCTGGCCGCCACCCAATGTCTAA